Sequence from the uncultured Fibrobacter sp. genome:
TTCTTTTTTGCAATCGCATGCGCCCTGCTCCTTGGCTGTTCCGAACCCACGGAACGCATAGAGACCAAGCTTGAAGCCTTCCTCCAGGACGATCTCGAGTTCAATGTCGCGGAATATCTGCATGGGTCTGGAGATCGTGCTGCGCTGCTCGATACGCCTTACTATCGCATCAAGGATTTTCGTTTGTTCGAAGGGGCGAAGGCGGAAATCTATTCGGCATACGCCGAGGTGGATTTCTTCATGTACAAGAATATCAAGTTGCACGAGAAGCGCAAGTACCGCTACGACGCCCATTACCGCCACTGGGACCGCTATTTCAAGAAACTCTATTTTGGCGGGGATTCCTTGCAGTAGCGCTCTCAGAGCACCTCAAATAATTGTATTTTTCTTACATAGGATTATTTGGTTTTAACCCCTTAAAAAGGACCATAATTTTGTTCGGCTTATTTTCTTGTGATATAGGTATTGACCTGGGGACCGCAAATACACTCGTTCATGTGGCGGGCCAAGGTATTGTCATCAACGAACCGACCGTGATTGCCGTAGATAGCAAGAACAATCGCGTCTCGGCTATCGGTTTCGAGGCCAAGAAGATGCTTGGCCGTACTCCCGGCGAAAGCCGCGCCGTGCGCCCGATGCGCGATGGCGTGATTGCCGATTTCGAATTGGTAGAAAACCTCCTCCAGACGTTCATCAAGCGCGTGCAGAAATACCCGCTGTGGATGGTGAAACCTCGTGTGGTGGTCGGTGTTCCTTCGGGCATTACCGAGGTGGAAAAGCGTGCCGTGATTGACGCTGCACGCCAGGCCGGTGCCAAGGAAGTTCACCTGGTACACGAGCCGATGGCTGCTGCCGTGGGTATGGGAATCCCTGTGGAAGACCCTGTGGGCAACATGATTGTCGATATCGGCGGCGGTACGTCCGATATCGCGGTTATCGCGCTGAACGGCACTGTCTGCAACGCTTCTGTGCGTGTGGGCGGCGACGAGATGGACGAGGCCATTGTGCGCCACCTGCGCACCATGTACAACCTTTGCGTGGGCGAGAGCACTGCCGAACAGATCAAGATCCAGATTGGTTCTGCAAGCCCGCTCGAAGAAGAACTTTCCATGGAAGTCAAGGGACACGACTTTATCGCCGGTGTTCCGCGTACCATGACCATTACCAGCACCGAAATCCGTTCCGCACTGGAAGAGCCGGTCACGGCCATTATCGAAGCCGTCAAGCAGGCTCTCAGCATGACTCCTCCCGAACTGTCTTCCGACATTTTGGACAAGGGAATCATCATGACGGGTGGTGCGTCCCAGTTGCGTGGCTTCGACGAACGTATCCGCAAGGAAACGGGCCTGTCTGTCAACGTGATTGATGACGCCCTCGTTTGTGTGTGCAAGGGTGCCGCCCGAATTCTCGAAGATCTCGACAAGTATCGTCCCGTCCTTATTGCTTCGTCCAACTAATTTCCGTTTGGTTGGAGTCTGATGCGTAAGGCGTTCCGCTTTATTTTAGACTTGTTTACCCAAAGACATGGCATTGTTGCTTTTGTCTTTTTTATGCTGCTCGGTCTGCTTATGCGCGAGGCTCCCAACACGGTGCGCGAGAGCATCGTGGCGTCCGTGCTCGGTTCTGTGTTCTATCCGGCACAGGTAGCTCTGTCTTCGCTGAACGAATACCGTTCGGTTGTAGACGAAAACGAGCGGCTTAAAGAAGAAAATGCACGGCTCCGTCAGGAACTGTATCATGCCAGCGAGGGGCTTGAAGAACTGGCTAGACTCCATACGCTGGTCCGGTTTGATGACAAGTGGGATTTCCCTATCGTGACGGCTCGCGTTGTCGGCCATAATCCGGGAAGGTTCCTCACGACACTTGTCGTGAACAGGGGAACTTACCATGGCATTAAGGAAAACATGCCTGTGTTTTCGACGAAAGGCCTGGTGGGCAAGATTACCAAGGCGTCGTTCACGCATTCCAGAGTCCAGCTGATTTCGGACCCTAACCTTAAGTTGTCTGTAATGGAGCGCCGCACCCGTGTGGTGGGCTTCCTCGAAAGCGCCGATGGTCACAAACTTTCGGCCATGGTGCCTACGCATGCCGGAGTCAAGGAGGGCGATACGCTGATTACCTCCGGCCTGGGCGGCATATTCCCGAAGGGCATCCCGGTGGGGCTCGTGAAAGATGTGAACAGGGCGGACCTTGACGTGATGCGCAAGCTTGACGTTACGCCGTTCCAGGATATTTCCATGCTCGAGGAAGTGTTCATTATGCAGAAGGATCCGGAATGGGTCATTCAGGAGTTGCTGGATGAGTAAGTGGCTGAAGGCATTTGTGCTCTTTTTGCTGAGCTTTGTCCTGCAGACGACCGTTGCGGACTGGATCAGCATGTTCGGCGTTTCTCCGGATTTTGTCATCATTTTTGTCGTTGCCGCAGCCATCAAGCGCGGTCCGGCTTCGGGATGTTTCTGGGGCTTCTTGGCGGGCTTTACGCAGGATGTCTACGCTCCGGTGGAATGGCTCGGGGCGCATGCTATATCGATGACCTTGATTGGATTCCTTGTCGGGCAACTCGAGGAACGCTTCCTTACGCTCAATTTCCCGACCAAGGTCGGTGTGCTCGGGCTTGCCTTTTTCGTGTGCGACATGGCGTACTTCTTCTTTACTGGTCTAGAAGGGGAAGCTGTCACGAACCTGTTCTTCAAGGAAACGTTGCCGGAATGCGCATACACGCTTTTTGTCGGTGCCTTGGTGTTCTACTTGAGTATGGGGAAACCGGCAAAGCATGCTAAATGACAATCAAGATAACGAGGCGGTACAGAGCAGGAACTGGCATATCGTCGTGTTCCTGGCGGGCGTAGGCCTGCTGTTTTTGGTGCTGGCCATCAGGCTGTATTCTTTGCAGTTTACGCATTACGAGGAGAATCTCCAGCGTTCCGAGAACAACCGCTTGCGCAAGGTGGTGCTTACTGCTGAACGTGGCTACATCTACGACCGCAACGGCAATGTGCTCGTGCGCAACAGGCCTTCGTACCAGATTGCGCTCCATGCGATGAGCCTTCCCAAAAAGAAGGAAGACCGCAAGGTTATTCTCAACAAGCTCCTGCAAATCAAGGACAAGGATGGGGAACTCCTTTTTGATTCCCTTTCCCTGGATACGGCGTTTCAGCGCATCAATTGGATCAAGACGCGTCCCATCCGCATTTTGGAAGATGCGACTGCGGAACAGGTGGCCATTATCGAAGAACATTCCTCCGAACTGCCGGGAGTCATCACGCAAATTGAGTCCCGCCGCGAGTACCCCTACGGTACGCTTGCCTCGCATGTGCTCGGTTACACAAGCGAAATATCGGAAGAACAGCTCAAGTTGCCCGAATACGAAAACTATTCTCTGGGGGACCGCATTGGCCAAAAAGGCTTGGAACAGGGTTACGACCAGGAGTTCCGCGGCAAGAACGGCTTGAAACTGGTCGAGGTGAACGCGGCCGGGCGTGAGGTAGGGCAGGTGCGCGGCGTGGAAACGCAGGCCCCGATTACAGGTTTGCAGCTGATTTCGACGATTGACCTGAAATTGCAGAAGGTGGCCGAAGAGGCGATTCCCGACTCGGTGAAGGGGGCGCTTGTGGCCATCGACCCGCGAAACGGCGAAATCCTTGCCATGGTGAGTTCCCCGAGGCTCGACCCGAACATTTTCTCGTTGAAAAAGCGCGAACGCAACAAGGGCTGGGCCCAGGTGGCGCTCGATTCCATGCGTCCGCTCACGAACCGCGCCATATCCGGTACATATACGCCTGCATCGGTGTTCAAACTGGTCACGGCAGGGGCGGGCCTGGAATATGGAGTCCTTTCCGAGAGCAAGTATTACCCGAAATCATGTACGGGCGGCTACCAGTATGGTGCCCGCTACCAAAAGTGCTGGGGTGTCCACGGCAACTTGAACGTGGTCCATGCCCTGCGTCTCTCATGCGACGTGTTCTTCTACCAGGCGGGTCTCGATATCGACATGGCGCGCATCAACGAGTTCGGCCGGCGTTTCGGCTTGGGCGAGAAGCCTCTCGGTGTGGATATCCCCGGCGAGAAGGGTGGCTGGCTCCCGGATTCGGCCTCGTTCAATGCGAAGAACAAGCGCCTCGGTTGGCGCTGGGCGCGTGGCCTTATTTTGAACCTCGCTATTGGCCAGGGTGAACTCGTGACGCCGCTGCAGCAGGCTGTGCTTATTGGCTCCCTCGCAACGAACAAGGGCGTGTACCAGCCTCACTTTATGAAGGAACTGCGCGACGAAAACGGCACGCTGGTGCGCCGCTACGAGCCCAAGGTTATCCGTTCGGGCCACATGAAGCCCGAAACGCACCGCATCTTGATGAACGCGCTCGATTCTGTGGTGAACCATCCGGGCGGTACGGGCAAGCGCGGCGCTGTCCCCGGAATCCGTGTCGGTGGCAAGACCGGTTCGGGTGAATGGAAGAAGGGCGAGAAAACGCATGCCTGGTTTGCTGCCGTGGCCCCGCTCAACGACCCGCAAATTGCTGTCGCAGTGATTCTCGAGGCGGCGGGCGGTGGTGGCGCGAAGTCCGCTCCGGTGGCCCGCAAGGTGCTTATGGCATATTTCGGTATCGAGGAGGAGGAAACCAAGAAATGAGCTCGGGACGCTTCCTAGACAAGTCGCTCAAGTACGACTGGCTGTTCTTGGGCATCACGTTTGCGCTGATGACCGTCGGCGTCTGTTTGGTGTATTCCGCGACGACCGGCGAAGATATCCCCATGTACGACACCTTCTGGTTCAAGCAGATAGTCTACTTTTTCGGTGGTAGCCTCCTTGCGGCCGGCATCGTGTTCGTGAAGATTGACTGGCTCAAGAATATTGCGTTCCCTGTCTATGTCGTGTCGCTCGTATTGCTTTGCATTGTGCTTTTCTTGGCGGGCGACGTGGTGAAGGGTGCCGGGCGTTGGATCGATCTCGGCTTTTTCAAGTTGCAGCCCTCGGAATTTGCAAAAATTGCGTACCTGCTGACCATATCGTTCTGGCTTTCCAAACATCCTGTTAGTTTGTTTAAGCTCAAGACGTTTGTCGTGCCCGCCCTTTTGTTTGTCGTGCCGTTCGCTCTTGTGCTCAAACAGCCGGACTTGAGTACGGCGCTCGTGTTTATTGCGGTGACGTTGGTGGCGTTTTTCTTTGCTGGGCTTTCGCTCACGGATTTGTTCCTTGTGGTAAGCCCGGTGTTCTCGGTGCTGCTCTCGCATTCCCAGTCTATCCTTTTCCAGGTGCTGTGGGGTGCCTTCATCTGCCTCGTTGTATTTGCCGTGTTCCGTAGGCGCTTGCCTAAGGCGCTGATGGCGGCGATCCTTGTGGTGAACATCCTTTCGGGGTATGCGAGTTCCATGGCTTGGAACATGCTCGAACCGCACCAGCAAAAGCGCGTGAACACGTTCCTTGACCCCATGAGCGACCCGCTGGGTGACGGCTACCAGGTGTTGCAGTCCATCACGGCTATTGGCTCCGGTGGCGCGGTGGGCAAGGGATTCGGTAACGGTTCGCAGACGAACCTCGCCTTTTTGCCCGAAGAACATACGGACTTCATCTTCAGCGTGCTCGGCGAGCAGTTCGGCTTTTTCGGCTGTACGTTCGTGTTGTTGCTCTTTGCGCTGTTCCTCTGGCGGGCGACGAGTATTTGCAAGATGTCTTCCGACCCGTTCGTCACCCTCGTGACGATGGGGGCCTCGACAATTATCTTGTTCCATGTGGTGGTGAACATTGCCATGACGGTGGGGCTCATGCCGGTCACGGGTCTCCCGCTCCCGTTTATCTCGTACGGTGGCTCGTTCGCGCTTACCTGCATGGTTTTGGTCGGCTTCCTCGTGAACATGAGGCTCCACGGCCACCAGTAGACCAGTAGGCCGTAATCCCCTTTATTCGAGAAAAGACGCCTGTCTGCCGTTTTTTTTCGTTTGGGGTGGACAAAATCCCGCGTAAAAACGTCTATAGCCTTAGGAGGCCTTATATGGGTGTTCTTAGGACCATAGAAAATTTTGTTTTTGGTATGGATTGCCTCGGTTGCGGCAAAAGTTCGGATGCACTGGACCCGTGGCTGTGCCCGGACTGCGAGCGCCGGCTGAAGCGTGAGTCGCTCGGGATGAGTTTCCCTGCGCCCGACGTGTTCTGCCTTTACCCGATGGATTCGCTCACGCGGCGCCTTATCCATTCGCTCAAGTACAAATCGATACCTGGGATGGCTCGCTTTCTGGTGCGCCACTCGTCGGCGATGCCGGGAGGCGTAATTCACCAGACTGTGGATACGCTCCCGAGACCGTTTTTCTTTGTGCCTGTACCGCTTCATAGGGCGCGTTACAGGGAGCGGGGCTACAACCAGGCCGAGATGATTGCGAGGGCACTTGCCGAGCTGTACGGCGGCCGTGTGTGCCGCTGGCTCCGACGTAGGACGTTTCGGGTATCGCAGACCAAACTGTCGCGCTCGCAACGCGAATGGAATGTGGCAGGCGCCTTCGAAAGGGCGTTGCCTGCGCGTTTGCCGCCCCGTGGGACGGTTTTCGTGGTAGACGACGTGTTCACCACGGGGGCGACCACGTTCTCCTGTCTGAGCGCTCTTGGGCGAAATTTCCCGTTGCCTGTTAAAGTCTTTACCTTGCTTTACGATCAGCCGGTCACGGCGGCGGCCGACTATGCTGCAGACATGCAGGAATTTTACGGTGCTTAGCAATAAAAAAAGAGC
This genomic interval carries:
- a CDS encoding rod shape-determining protein, which produces MFGLFSCDIGIDLGTANTLVHVAGQGIVINEPTVIAVDSKNNRVSAIGFEAKKMLGRTPGESRAVRPMRDGVIADFELVENLLQTFIKRVQKYPLWMVKPRVVVGVPSGITEVEKRAVIDAARQAGAKEVHLVHEPMAAAVGMGIPVEDPVGNMIVDIGGGTSDIAVIALNGTVCNASVRVGGDEMDEAIVRHLRTMYNLCVGESTAEQIKIQIGSASPLEEELSMEVKGHDFIAGVPRTMTITSTEIRSALEEPVTAIIEAVKQALSMTPPELSSDILDKGIIMTGGASQLRGFDERIRKETGLSVNVIDDALVCVCKGAARILEDLDKYRPVLIASSN
- the mreC gene encoding rod shape-determining protein MreC is translated as MLLGLLMREAPNTVRESIVASVLGSVFYPAQVALSSLNEYRSVVDENERLKEENARLRQELYHASEGLEELARLHTLVRFDDKWDFPIVTARVVGHNPGRFLTTLVVNRGTYHGIKENMPVFSTKGLVGKITKASFTHSRVQLISDPNLKLSVMERRTRVVGFLESADGHKLSAMVPTHAGVKEGDTLITSGLGGIFPKGIPVGLVKDVNRADLDVMRKLDVTPFQDISMLEEVFIMQKDPEWVIQELLDE
- the rodA gene encoding rod shape-determining protein RodA yields the protein MSSGRFLDKSLKYDWLFLGITFALMTVGVCLVYSATTGEDIPMYDTFWFKQIVYFFGGSLLAAGIVFVKIDWLKNIAFPVYVVSLVLLCIVLFLAGDVVKGAGRWIDLGFFKLQPSEFAKIAYLLTISFWLSKHPVSLFKLKTFVVPALLFVVPFALVLKQPDLSTALVFIAVTLVAFFFAGLSLTDLFLVVSPVFSVLLSHSQSILFQVLWGAFICLVVFAVFRRRLPKALMAAILVVNILSGYASSMAWNMLEPHQQKRVNTFLDPMSDPLGDGYQVLQSITAIGSGGAVGKGFGNGSQTNLAFLPEEHTDFIFSVLGEQFGFFGCTFVLLLFALFLWRATSICKMSSDPFVTLVTMGASTIILFHVVVNIAMTVGLMPVTGLPLPFISYGGSFALTCMVLVGFLVNMRLHGHQ
- the mreD gene encoding rod shape-determining protein MreD, producing the protein MSKWLKAFVLFLLSFVLQTTVADWISMFGVSPDFVIIFVVAAAIKRGPASGCFWGFLAGFTQDVYAPVEWLGAHAISMTLIGFLVGQLEERFLTLNFPTKVGVLGLAFFVCDMAYFFFTGLEGEAVTNLFFKETLPECAYTLFVGALVFYLSMGKPAKHAK
- a CDS encoding ComF family protein; this translates as MGVLRTIENFVFGMDCLGCGKSSDALDPWLCPDCERRLKRESLGMSFPAPDVFCLYPMDSLTRRLIHSLKYKSIPGMARFLVRHSSAMPGGVIHQTVDTLPRPFFFVPVPLHRARYRERGYNQAEMIARALAELYGGRVCRWLRRRTFRVSQTKLSRSQREWNVAGAFERALPARLPPRGTVFVVDDVFTTGATTFSCLSALGRNFPLPVKVFTLLYDQPVTAAADYAADMQEFYGA
- the mrdA gene encoding penicillin-binding protein 2; the protein is MLNDNQDNEAVQSRNWHIVVFLAGVGLLFLVLAIRLYSLQFTHYEENLQRSENNRLRKVVLTAERGYIYDRNGNVLVRNRPSYQIALHAMSLPKKKEDRKVILNKLLQIKDKDGELLFDSLSLDTAFQRINWIKTRPIRILEDATAEQVAIIEEHSSELPGVITQIESRREYPYGTLASHVLGYTSEISEEQLKLPEYENYSLGDRIGQKGLEQGYDQEFRGKNGLKLVEVNAAGREVGQVRGVETQAPITGLQLISTIDLKLQKVAEEAIPDSVKGALVAIDPRNGEILAMVSSPRLDPNIFSLKKRERNKGWAQVALDSMRPLTNRAISGTYTPASVFKLVTAGAGLEYGVLSESKYYPKSCTGGYQYGARYQKCWGVHGNLNVVHALRLSCDVFFYQAGLDIDMARINEFGRRFGLGEKPLGVDIPGEKGGWLPDSASFNAKNKRLGWRWARGLILNLAIGQGELVTPLQQAVLIGSLATNKGVYQPHFMKELRDENGTLVRRYEPKVIRSGHMKPETHRILMNALDSVVNHPGGTGKRGAVPGIRVGGKTGSGEWKKGEKTHAWFAAVAPLNDPQIAVAVILEAAGGGGAKSAPVARKVLMAYFGIEEEETKK